TTCTCCACGAGCATCGGACCCGAGCTTGTAAACAGTTCCTTCCCCACTTTGACCTTGCAGCGATTAGCGTCCAGCTGTTCAGCTAGCTTCAAGGCTTGAACTGGATTGCGGCAATCCAACGCGACGATAATACGTGAGTCATTCACCTTCGACACCATGGATAGGTTTGGCGGAGTTCCAATATTTGCAGGTTGGGCATTGCCAATGAAGTGACTTTCCGGTAAAGCCACAGTGGTTGCATTTGTATGCTGCTTTACTCTCAAGTAGTTTGCCAGTTAGATCTTTAATCATCAGCAAATTGTCTTTAGTGGTTCCTTGCGCGTGTGCTAGCGCATACTTGATCAGACGACTAACCCCTCGCACCGACGGACGCCTCCTAAGTTCGTCCGTGATAAACGCAATTGCTTGTGCTTCGCCTTGGTGCTCTGCAATCAACTCGGCTAGTACGAGCGTGGGAGTAATGCCGCCGTGCTTTTCTACGATATAATGGAGATATTTCATGAGTTCATCGACATTACCCAGTTCCCGGTAGCAATCGACTAAGGGATAAATAGCTTCCGGCAAGAAATCGGGGTCTTGTCTTTCAATCCGTTTATAGGCCCGTATCGCCAGCTTTGGCTTACCCGCCTTATAGGCTAACTCAGCACCAAGCAGGCTTGCACGCACGCACCGCGGATCCGTATTGAGTGCTCGCCGCACCATGTCACTCGCCTGCACTTCTTCCCCATCTTG
This window of the Gammaproteobacteria bacterium genome carries:
- the lapB gene encoding lipopolysaccharide assembly protein LapB, which produces MLPDYSQLLWLLLPVAAASGWWLARRNARTGGRNSSGSRISPDYFKGLNYLLNEQPDKAIEVFIKMLDVDSETVETHLALGNLFRRRGEVDRAIRIHQNLIARPTLHSEQRCFALLELGMDYMRSGLLDRAESLFQELMETGSHTVQALTQLLQIYQQEKDWDKAIDTARRLESESGERFAPVIAQFYCEKVEQLGQDGEEVQASDMVRRALNTDPRCVRASLLGAELAYKAGKPKLAIRAYKRIERQDPDFLPEAIYPLVDCYRELGNVDELMKYLHYIVEKHGGITPTLVLAELIAEHQGEAQAIAFITDELRRRPSVRGVSRLIKYALAHAQGTTKDNLLMIKDLTGKLLESKAAYKCNHCGFTGKSLHWQCPTCKYWNSAKPIHGVEGE